A single genomic interval of Sceloporus undulatus isolate JIND9_A2432 ecotype Alabama chromosome 2, SceUnd_v1.1, whole genome shotgun sequence harbors:
- the LOC121922882 gene encoding platelet glycoprotein IX-like, with translation MDRVKISTAEGLFMLLLLNAAQATPCPPCLCEPLAEFWGGWTLDCSFLRLKEIPPLLPNVRILYLQNNSLTTVPSGALDHLNLKEVDFSNNPWHCDCSILYLKKWLEDFNQSALAKVICATPISVKTKALSQLNGNELEGCRKPLPIKCLDFFWRDIALIFMAIIAFILSFCILQRAKKLASEAARKLHSSEIPLLQVHDLENQKSK, from the coding sequence ATGGATAGAGTGAAGATCTCCACAGCTGAAGGACTCTTCATGTTACTGCTTTTAAATGCAGCCCAAGCTACACCCTGTCCTCCCTGTTTGTGTGAACCACTTGCAGAGTTCTGGGGTGGCTGGACATTGGACTGCAGTTTTTTAAGACTGAAAGAAATTCCTCCCCTGCTTCCTAATGTCAGAATTCTTTATCTGCAAAACAACAGTTTGACCACTGTTCCTTCTGGTGCCCTGGACCACTTAAACCTGAAGGAAGTTGATTTTTCCAACAACCCTTGGCATTGTGACTGCTCTATTTTGTATCTCAAAAAGTGGCTGGAAGACTTCAACCAAAGTGCTTTGGCCAAAGTCATATGTGCAACTCCAATTTCGGTCAAGACAAAAGCCTTGAGTCAATTGAATGGGAATGAACTGGAAGGATGTAGGAAGCCTCTCCCAATCAAATGCCTTGATTTCTTTTGGAGGGACATTGCTCTGATTTTTATGGCAATCATTGCCTTCATTTTATCATTCTGCATTCTGCAACGTGCAAAAAAATTAGCCTCTGAGGCAGCCAGAAAGCTGCACTCCTCTGAAATCCCACTATTGCAAGTTCATGACCTGGAAAACCAGAAGTCAAAATGA
- the LOC121922827 gene encoding platelet glycoprotein IX-like: protein MVTCQVLLILLFLESVTASSCPHHCACSPSDQTPLKVDCSFRELTTLPHLPSSTQELYLQENKLETIHSGAFDNLQMLKVINLSSNPWHCDCRILYLRNWLEDQMESMRISHVRCFTPPSLHKRPISELRKNELPSCSTSQKLCSDFLLNDAPLFILVLITVLLCGFLMTRKTKFKVEVCRSSTKIHSILPSTSYQLKRRMGRGTSNSSLLVTIVH, encoded by the coding sequence ATGGTGACATGTCAAGTATTACTGATCCTTCTGTTCCTTGAGTCTGTGACGGCAAGCTCCTGTCCCCACCATTGTGCTTGTTCTCCATCAGATCAGACCCCACTAAAAGTGGACTGCAGCTTCAGAGAACTGACAACACTTCCCCACCTACCCAGCTCAACACAAGAACTGTACCTCCAGGAAAACAAACTGGAAACAATACATTCAGGAGCATTTGATAATCTTCAGATGCTGAAAGTCATCAATTTATCTAGCAATCCATGGCACTGTGACTGCAGAATTCTATATCTGAGAAACTGGTTAGAGGACCAAATGGAAAGTATGCGTATTAGTCATGTGAGGTGCTTCACTCCTCCTTCACTTCACAAAAGACCTATATCTGAGCTAAGAAAGAATGAACTTCCTTCTTGTTCCACATCCCAAAAACTTTGTTCAGATTTCTTGCTCAATGATGCACCACTCTTCATTTTAGTACTCATTACTGTCTTGCTTTGTGGTTTCTTAATGACAAGGAAGACTAAATTTAAAGTAGAGGTTTGCAGAAGCAGCACAAAAATCCACAGCATATTACCTTCAACTTCTTATCAGCTgaaaagaagaatgggaagaGGAACAAGCAATTCATCATTGCTAGTGACTATTGTGCATTAG